The Betta splendens chromosome 12, fBetSpl5.4, whole genome shotgun sequence genome contains the following window.
CTACTGTGAGTTTAAATGCTTTGCTTAAGGAACCTTTTAATTCTCCTGAACAGGTAATTGGCCACCACACTGGGGCTCAGTCTGCCCTCAGCTCTGTTGATGGAGCCCAGCAGAGACCTTGCACTGAGCAGGCCCCTAAAATGcgttcatgtaaaaaaaaaagtatgttaatgttaaatctACTCTTCGTGTGGTTTTACCTGGTTTTCACAGTCTCACCCCAGCAGTAAAAAGGTGTCTACAGCCAGAAAGGCAGGTCCACCAATGGTAAACACATGCAGAGGGCTGCTTGCTGCTGCTTGCCGGAAGTCTTTGCCGTTATCTACAATAGAGTATATTCAGCTTTCATTTCATTACACCTTGAAGCATTAAACAGCACAGAACATAAACTTTTTTTATCAGATGACCTTAAAGGAAACCTTCACAGATTTTTAATGGGGGCTGACCCAAATTATGgcgggtagtatttaagaatgacgGGACACTctgattcctccatattttctatgcagattTTCGCAattttcatttattcctctgcaaaagtcccctAAGACATCTCAGAGTCAGAGTGCAATGCATTCCGGGTGTTGTAGGATCTGACCATCTTTtggacatcatcatcatttcagcTGTGAAGTATcactttattgttgttttaaaggTCCCAATAAATATAACAATACATTTTAGTTATAGCTTTCATAGTACTTAAGGCCACAGCACAGATAAAAGCAAAATATAGAAATTACAAAAAAAGACCATAGTTAAACTAATGAAACTTGATAGACtgatatgaataaaacatgtcaTACCCAAGTTGGTTATTGCAGGGAACTGTGCAGAGTGGCCACTTATGATCCATAACAGGCTAAGGGCGCGGATGCCATTCAGGGAGGAATAGCCTCTGCCTGGGATGAATGAGGAGGAGCTCAGGACACCTTGGCTGGTTGTTTGTAGAGAGAACGCCTGCAGGCATTGATATGAACAGCTCCAGGGAAAACGCCTGGCACCGTCTGAAAGACAATTATTTACCCATTGCAGCAGTTAAATTCTTACAGTAATATTTTTTAGTAATTTTTTTAGTATTAGAGTTTTTGGTGACCTAACAATGGCTTCTAATGTTTGCTTTGTTGATGATCAGGGTAAAGCTTGATAACTGTGGATCATTCTTGGGCAACAGGCACAAATGCATATTGTACTGTACTCACTGTTTTCCTCTGAAGAACTTTCACTGCTGAAGGAAACGCTGGTCTTCACAGTCCCATAAAGGCTGAGACCAGTGTTTAAACCAGAATCTAcctcgctgctcctcttccATTTTAGTATAGCTGTCAACAAGGTAGCTGCAAGAGGAACTGCTACCATCAAGCTACATGCAAACCTGCAGAGGAAAGGGAAAttctgcacattttaattttattgaaAAGTTACTGTAGAAGTGCACATACATTaaggaaaagggaaaaataatGAGGATTTACTGACATGCAGGTGACATCTGATGCATCGGGAGCAAAGTTGTTGTCCAAACAGTTAGCCAGGCACACCTCCTGAGTGGACTGATTGACCAGGATGGCAGGTAGAGGTGGAATGAGGGATGTTTGACCAAAGTTAAGTCTCCCTTTGGCAAAagtcacaataaaacaaaatacagtaagTCTAAACCAATTATACTTCAGCGACTCCAGAAGGAAGATATTTTATAATCTCTTACCAGACAGTGCTAGCGTTTCCACATCCTGTTCATCACAGGAGTCGGGAACACAAAGGCCGACGAAGTATTGGACGGTTCCCTATGAAAACGAAAATACTTTACGGTCATCCTTTACAGGATGATGTTATTGCATGTTAATACAGCCGTTCTTTTTACCTGCCTGATGAACACCTGGCAGTACTTTCCAGAAAAGCTGGAGCCGCGGGCAGAGCGACACTGCTGTAGCAAGCCAGGCTGGTTAACGTTACCTCCTTCAACGTTGCTGCCCATCTTCCCAAAGGCATCATACACTgggaacacatacacacattgaTGGAGTTTagtaagaaaaggaaaatcacCCATTTTGGGCCAAATTGACAAGAGACCCTTCAAATGTgcctttacagtatgtgatacgCTTTCAAAGGTCTGAAGCACTTACTGGAAACTGCGTATTCCTTTGGGCTGTTCTGGTTAATGTCCCCGAGGAAAGTGTTGGTGTCCTCTTCACATCTTTGAGATGTAGTTAGGGCTTGTGTGTTTTCCATAGCTACGCTACACTCGACAAACAGAAAGACCAACATACAGCAAAGGGCCATttcaaaaaaattaaattgggGTGAGATTTTTCCTTCACGTATGCAATGCACAAATGTGAGAAATAGTTTATGAGCACTAATGCAAGGCACCCTGGGCTCCCAAGGTGGGAAAGGTAAATGTTGGTTCCACACTGGGAGCTTTTTATGGATACGCCTCCAactccccaccccctcctcttttgctttctctgtgtttgaggGCAGATCCACATCAGCAATGGGAAAGGAGAATGAGATGAAAGATGTTTCATATTGCTTTAAAACTGCAGCCAGAGCTTaaagtgaaataataataataataataataataataataataataataattattattattatttaaataaataaataaataaataaataagttgcAGCCAAAGCTACCCCTAATGATACATAAAATGTAGGTATAGTAAAACATTTTTCAGATATTACTGTTGATGACCATGAAGGActtatttgtatatattttttaaaactgaaaatgcaACAAGAATTAAATAATTTGTGCAATTTGAATAAAAATACTAAACTCCCTTTTGCATAATTAGTTTTTGAAACCCATTCGTGGCACCAACACGTCAGCATGAAAAGCTGCTTTCACCACCGTGTCCAGTTTTTCCATATTAGGTGTGATTAGGGTTTGGTTACATGAAAGCTTCAGGCTTTGTTACTACGTCCCCGTACCAAATCCATGTAAAGGTGCAGGTGGAGCTATGATGGCTACAAGTATAGAGTCAGTACTATATCAGTGTGCTGCCTCTGAAATTTAAATATAGAATTAATATAAAGTTATggaattaaatttaaatatagcAACAGTAAAACCAGTTCATGACCTGTAATAAACTAACtggccactagatggagccCCTGTTCTGTACTTTACAGGCAAAGAACCTAAACAAATCTCTATCACAACCATTAAAGTAATTGTAGTTTATTAAGCTTAAGATTGGAATATATACAGAGGTTTGGTTCAAAATGTTCTGACCACTTATATTTCTCACTTTATCATAAATTAATTAGTCGTTTTACTCCAGTGTCTCTGCAATTGTAAAATAGCTTTTTCACTGCTGGAACATTTTAATGTGCCTAATAAAGCTCTGAAAACGACATTGTGTTCTACCTCAGGTCAAATACTGACATTTTCAGTATTTGATTAAACACAGTTAGTTTTTACCTTAGATGACTTACCAGAATAAAATATGCTGTTTTTCTGCTACATTTCTGTTTGTGGCAACTCAGTGTAAGAGGACATTTCTTTCAAATCTGTCTTCCAAAtcaatgtttttattgattAAGTCTTGATTGTGACATTTAAAATCACAAAACTCTGTTATTAACCACTGCAGGACAATTCAATTCCCAATAGCTTGTCTGCATATCTGATagtaaagacacaaacagcactAAGCAGGATTCAAAAGGTGCATTCGACATCAGCCCTTGCCTCTCACAGGTTTCATAATTTATTGACAGTGAAGAAGAGACAAGCAGcaggacaacaacaacagcagcagcagcagcaggacacatcCTAATTAATAAACTATTCACAGACTGATTCTTACATGCAGTTACTGTCAGAGTAGAAACTGAGCAAGGGCGAATTGTTGAAAAACTGTTGAGATGGAGATGCTGTTCTCACAAGTCATTTAATCAAACATGTTATACTGTAGATATTGTCGTTTCACAGCCACAGTTACATAAACAGAGGTTTTTCTTTAGATAGTTTTATCATTTCACTTCAGTACACATTCATTATGATTTCACAGTAAGGAGGGAAAGAagtatttaatttgaaattcctAGTTCGTCTGATATTACAGCTAATATCAGATAAACTAGGCAGTTGAAAGAGAACATTGAGTCTTTTATGCAAATGAATCAGTTAAAAATAAGTAACCTGTAATCACAGAACTGCTACAGTATTTATAGGATCTAAATGGGAAGTTTCCTAATCTTACAAAATGTTTCTCAAAAGCTAATTCAAATGTAGTAATTGATAAGTTGTACAACATGATTAAATAGGTTGTAAACATGAAACTGAGCTTGCTTTCATACAGTGGCCTAGCATGGTATGAAGATAGCTGAAATTAGAGTTAACTGACTGATTGTCCTAAAttcttttcatgtttgtttcaggttgtattaaaagcagttttattGTTTGAGTGGGGTCAGGTTCAGGTCACcgattaaagcaaagaagttcTGATGCAACTTCCACTAAGCTCTTGTGTTAAAACTGCAGACAGAATGAACTAAAAACGAGAGAAACCTGAAGCTACGTTTAATATGCTATCTAGCAGACATTCATTGGACATTAGCAGCACTGAAAATTCTGAATACtgctaaatgtacagtatgaggataaatacaataatatatcCATACATTGTCAAGTTCTAATGAGAACACAATGTAaccagtttaaaataaaatactctTCTATAAAAAGATCTATTTAAGGACTATAGAAACATCTATGTGTACAAAAAGCTATCTTCTTCCTTTTACTTAAAGACCTACTGTAAAGTGACATGTATTACATAGCTTAGTGTGTATGGTAGTATGTACATTGGGTATCTACAGCTtaactgcagctactgtaagttGTCTACAACAGTTTAGCAAACTGTATAGGCTTGGTATCAAAAAGTCTTCACTTCTCTACTGCGTTCAGTCGCTTTGACTTTATAAATGCCATCCCATGCGTCCTCATGTGAGTGTTTAGATGTCCCTCTGTTTCAAACATCTTCCCGCATACTTTGCACTTGGTGCTTGGTGTCCCGTCGTCGTTTTCATCCGTGATGTCCATCTGGTTCTCTCTTTGACTCTCGTCATCATCCTTCCCCCGTCCCCCGTTATATCGGGCGAGGCCTTGTGGTTCCTTGAGTCTGTGGACAATAAAGAGGTGTCTGGCCAGCGAGCGGTGGGATGTGTAGCAGAGGCCACACTCTTGACACTGGTAGGATGAGCCGTCAGTCCTGTGTTGGGGAATGTGTTTGTGGAAGGCAGTGATATCCTCAGTGGTGAAGCCGCAGACAGCACACTTGTGAACTTTGAGGATGTTCACTTTGAGCCTCTTCAAAGGCTGTGCGTCTGAGCCCCTGGGGTTCAGGGTGGgagacccctcctcctcctcagcctttcTTTTCAGTCTTGGATTCTGGAGGGGAGATTGAGGGTGATTAAGGTAAACTGACAAAGTTCAAGTAGATTCAGAAGGAGTTACGAGAATTGCTGCCACTGTACCGTTTCCTTGTCAGGTTCATCCTCTGTTTGATCACCGTGGCCAGTCACTTCTGGGTGTGTGACTCCATGCATCAGCTCAATGTGCTGATCCAGCAGCACTCGTTTAGTGAATGGCTGACTGAGAGGTGGACAGTGCCTGCCATAGTGTAATAACAGAACAACTGTAACTTTGTAATTGCTTGCATGCctttttcattcatcattagtAGGACTGCACTGTGTACTCACGGGCAGGTGTAGACCTTGCGCAGCCCCTTGTGTTTGAGACGGTTGTGTCGACAAAGACTGTGGGTAGAACTGAAGGACTTGTCACACTGTCGACATGGGTGCCTCTTCAGTATCTGCAGCATGAGAAGGGAGAAGTGCGACGGAATAGCGTGAGTAAAGTCTTTCTGTGGCAGGTTTAAAATGAATTTTAAGACCCCTTGGGACAAAGTGGGAGTATCTATGTCGGTGGTTTAAAATCTTTACCTTGCCGTGTTCGCGCCGCACGTGTGCCACGTAGGTCTCCCTGGAGCTGAAGAGGCCGTTGCAGTCTCCACATGTATAACCTGAGCTGGGAGCATTCTTAAGATCCTCtgagctgctactgctgcttttctttagcAGTGATGGCGGAGGCTTCTTTTCTATGTTGTCTTGACTGTTTGCATTTCCTCTGTCTTTGATGTTATTGCCGGTGCTGATGCTGTTACTATTGTTAGAGTTGGTGGGCTTGGTGCTGAGAGGAAGGTTACTCCCCACGTTGGGTGGACCCACAGTGGACTTCAGGGTTCCATGCATTGACTAGAATCAGATTGAATTAATAAGACTATGTCAGTCATATTGATACACCAAGGCACAGCATAAGGTTTGATTTCAGTGTTAGTGGGACAGCCTTTGATGCCTACCTTGATATGGTCCAGCATTAGCTGTTTCTGTGCGTAGTGCATGGAGCAGTCAGGACATTTGAACATTGAAACATTATGATTGGTGACATGTTGGTCGAAGTGTGTGTAGAGCAGGGACTGCAGAGTGAACACAGTGTCACACATGGAGCATTTGTAGATCATCctgaaaaaaaagtattttataaacttagttttagttttacatACCTAATACTCACTATCactatgaattaaaaaaaacataccaAAAGTGGTTCAGTACATTGATTTTGTTTGAAATCAGACATTTATTCAGCTTCAGGTGATGTTACCACTACTCCAAACACCTGCTCCTAAACGCATGCTGAGGATAGGCATAAAGTCGGTGCAAGGTTGCCATGCAGAAAACATAAGTCACATTAAGCCACCAAGTCTAATGGCATTAAATCCTGCTAATCATTTTCCTCAGAAAATTGGACATGGGCATTCGGTTACAATGTGGGTGTTGTGTTGTGAAAGCAACGGTGTGGCGATGATTGTGTGTTAGTAGTTTTGAAGGAAAATGCATTTGCGTATATATTAACCtaatcatttattgtcagtTTGACTCTTTATGCAAGTCACATGTGTCCatgttgttttcatttgcagGTACAGTATTCAAAGACCTACTTGGGCTCTCCCGCTTTCATTCCTGGATGCTGAGTGTACACATGAGAGTGCATTCCAGGCGCTGACTTGAAGGCCATAGGACAGAGAGGACATTTATAGAAGACCTCACAGTGAGTACTTTGGATGTGCGATTTCAGAGTTGCAAGGTCTGCGAAGATCACGCTACAGTGGATACAGCTGGGGGAGGAATAGAAGTAAATTAAAGCATCGTGAATCTTAAAAACAACATACTGTCTCATACATGTATGAGAAATGCAAAGTTCAACTTCATTAGGTTTAAGTGCACTTGTTAGATTTTctaatttgttttttgtcattattGAATTGATGTGTAATTGCTTGTGTCCTTGGTGACTTCACATGAAATTGTCACAATCTTATTTTGTCACAAATGACTAATTTCCTCTCTATATTTGATTGTGAATAATATCACTTTCCACGATGTGACATTGTTAAACTGTCGATGATGTAATAAGTGTAATTAGCAACGACAACAAAAGTGGCACTTTCAAAAGAAATAGACATCTAAGTCAGAACATGACTAATTATCAAAGAAGAACattgcatgtttttgtttttttatttgactatAGGTTATGGTCTTTATATGGATAATACTTGAGACAAGTCAAGACATACCGATACCCAACTCTGCGAGTGTAATGCAGGCAGTTCTTGGTGACATGTGATTGGAAATGGACAGATCGGCAGCTAGCGCCACATTCTGGGCAGATGTAAGGAGACTTGTGCTGGTGGATTCGCTGGTGTGACAGAAAACTGCACTGGTTTGGGAGGAGCATTTGGCAAATAGTGCACGTTTTCTATAGACAtagaagagacagaggaagaactTATAAAATGTAAGTCCAGACAGGTTCACCTATCTTACGTACGTAAAAGGTCGTATGTTCATAAACGAATGAATCAAACTGAAGTATGTCATGTAACAGATCAGACCACATACCTGCCCGCTGGACTCTAGTGCCTCTTGGTAGTGCATGGCTAGTGAGCTGTCATCCTGGAACATTTCATCACACTCAGAGCATTTTGGGCAATGCCTGGAGAGCTTTGAGCCATCATCCTCTAAAGGCATGGCTGCCACAAGAGGGGCACTGCATGGAGCGGAAGTCACTGCAGCTTGGGAACTGCCACCAACCACCTTTCCTGTAATTTGACTTGTGGGTGCCTGGGTTTGAGAGGCGGTGGTGGCATTGGTGAGGCTAGGTGGACCTGATAACAGCGATGCGCTTATCATCTGATCTGCAGGAATGGGTTTTAGGATTAGATGTGAGCACTGCATCACCACCCCCTTGTCCTTGTGGCCCCTGGCATGAGACAACAGGCTGCATTTGTTGTAGAACACTAGACCTTTGGAACAGTGGTTGCAAGTAACCTCAATTCTCACACTTCGACGGTCGTAGTGCTGCGTCAGACTCTTCTCAAGAGCAAATGAATCTCCACACTCCAGGCACTTGTAGCCACGTGATGGTAGAGAGATACAGGCTGAGGTTGGAGGAGAGAGGTTAGGGATGTAAAGAGGGACAGGATTTATGCTACTCAGAACTTTATTGAAGGCATCCACCACAGAACTTTGCGAGCTAGTGAACACTTGAACCTTTGAGACTTTCTTTGAGGCCTGGCCAGTGACAATTGTCTGTTGTTTTACTTGACGCCGTGATTGTTGGAGCTGTTTTGCGGAACACAGGGCCTGTTGGAGGTCACAGGCAGCAGAGGTGGCCGTCTGAGGCAGAAGATTGATGTTACTCAGATGGACTGTCTTTGGCACAAGTTTGGCATTTGTCAAGCTGCAAGCAGGTACCACCACAGCCTGTTGCTGGATGGCATTAGCAGCTTTCAAGATGGCGCTGCTGGCACTTTGCACTGATGCAGCAGGGATGACTGTTGCTTTGACTGTGGTATTGTTGGCCAGCTTAA
Protein-coding sequences here:
- the oacyl gene encoding O-acyltransferase like protein codes for the protein MALCCMLVFLFVECSVAMENTQALTTSQRCEEDTNTFLGDINQNSPKEYAVSMYDAFGKMGSNVEGGNVNQPGLLQQCRSARGSSFSGKYCQVFIRQGTVQYFVGLCVPDSCDEQDVETLALSGRLNFGQTSLIPPLPAILVNQSTQEVCLANCLDNNFAPDASDVTCMFACSLMVAVPLAATLLTAILKWKRSSEVDSGLNTGLSLYGTVKTSVSFSSESSSEENNGARRFPWSCSYQCLQAFSLQTTSQGVLSSSSFIPGRGYSSLNGIRALSLLWIISGHSAQFPAITNLDNGKDFRQAAASSPLHVFTIGGPAFLAVDTFLLLGGLLSARSLLGSINRAEGRLSPSVVANYLFRRIKRIQPLHLFVVCLTISIVSVVQWGPYWFPFLEAFTDCKRYWWANVLLISNLIPVNEICLPWTWYLSLDFQCYATTPLLLYFYRLRKAVFAVVAAALLLLTIAAGTVTTALLQLPVFQPYTMLSENYSLFYYVKPHTRYGPFLIGILTGIYLTTRSNQLLKNKWQAALGWFCCLSLMAAVVGLAYVLKETPAYPSVPHALYQGMHRSLWALALTWIIVACEEGYGGFIKSFLSLAVWVPLSNISFACYLIHPIIIILYIGLQETPIHYTDLNYMYMFLGHLVLTLLMGYVLTVLIEKPYLLLKCTSP
- the znf532 gene encoding zinc finger protein 532, giving the protein MGDMKTPDFDDLLAAFDIPDMMDPKVTIGSDHHHDGQLKQPSGGGTLNDEETHNISLGQDVGVSVIVKNIRNTDPREPGGTISERDENFHLNHQTHSVPTNRKPHNGLLPSIPPTRSTKTGRKAAQEQALPTSKTSSTCNQFSPISSAEEFDDDDKNEVEDLMDKDAGPLFRSIVKRKDQICKSIVSVEKISKSKVNRDQKPDQNNNNGTGVSKSKKSPRSKLLVEELKATVLRTQGEEENKVRVKAKPSAKLSSCIAAIAALSAKKTSTADMGILDQLATQKESIHTSENHSTAEKTQEQGSGPESAKRLSTRPPESPSSVTSEGSSKTSASSTDHVIPKVRIKTIKTSSGQIKRTVTRVLPEFDLESLQKGDSSLSGSAIFSSPARMSLPTTVVATTGGPSIEITKQMTIKPVATAFLPISAVKTAGSQVINLKLANNTTVKATVIPAASVQSASSAILKAANAIQQQAVVVPACSLTNAKLVPKTVHLSNINLLPQTATSAACDLQQALCSAKQLQQSRRQVKQQTIVTGQASKKVSKVQVFTSSQSSVVDAFNKVLSSINPVPLYIPNLSPPTSACISLPSRGYKCLECGDSFALEKSLTQHYDRRSVRIEVTCNHCSKGLVFYNKCSLLSHARGHKDKGVVMQCSHLILKPIPADQMISASLLSGPPSLTNATTASQTQAPTSQITGKVVGGSSQAAVTSAPCSAPLVAAMPLEDDGSKLSRHCPKCSECDEMFQDDSSLAMHYQEALESSGQKTCTICQMLLPNQCSFLSHQRIHQHKSPYICPECGASCRSVHFQSHVTKNCLHYTRRVGYRCIHCSVIFADLATLKSHIQSTHCEVFYKCPLCPMAFKSAPGMHSHVYTQHPGMKAGEPKMIYKCSMCDTVFTLQSLLYTHFDQHVTNHNVSMFKCPDCSMHYAQKQLMLDHIKSMHGTLKSTVGPPNVGSNLPLSTKPTNSNNSNSISTGNNIKDRGNANSQDNIEKKPPPSLLKKSSSSSSEDLKNAPSSGYTCGDCNGLFSSRETYVAHVRREHGKILKRHPCRQCDKSFSSTHSLCRHNRLKHKGLRKVYTCPHCPPLSQPFTKRVLLDQHIELMHGVTHPEVTGHGDQTEDEPDKETNPRLKRKAEEEEGSPTLNPRGSDAQPLKRLKVNILKVHKCAVCGFTTEDITAFHKHIPQHRTDGSSYQCQECGLCYTSHRSLARHLFIVHRLKEPQGLARYNGGRGKDDDESQRENQMDITDENDDGTPSTKCKVCGKMFETEGHLNTHMRTHGMAFIKSKRLNAVEK